A DNA window from Rhizobium jaguaris contains the following coding sequences:
- a CDS encoding bifunctional 2',3'-cyclic-nucleotide 2'-phosphodiesterase/3'-nucleotidase: MSSILELPSMSRRSLLQGLSATAALIVLHPFAARAASNQAHLRLMETTDIHVNVFPYDYYADKPNDAMGLSRTATIIDNIRAEATNSLLIDNGDVLQGNPMGDYMAYQHGMKDGDVHPVIKAMNTLGYEVGTLGNHEFNYGLDFMFKALGGANFPFVCANLTKGQLAPDPKKDDLFFKPYLILEKKIKDGAGNENTIKIGFIGFVPPQIMLWDIKNLEGKAQTRDIVEAAKAWVPVMKEEGADIVIALSHSGIDGSGPADKMENASLYVAAVDGIDAIFTGHQHLVFPGPKTWDGIKNADPVKGTLQGKPAVMAGFWGSHLGLIDLLLEKDGNSWKIVDFTSEARPIYHRDDKKKVIADVADKKEVVEAAKAEHDATLTYVRTPVGKTSAPLYSYFALVADDPSVQVVSQAQIWYIKDMLKETQYKDLPVLSAAAPFKCGGRNGVDYYTDVPAGNIAIKNVADLYLYPNTVQAVVINGAQVKNWLEMSAAMFNQVQPGAKDADLINNSFPSYNFDVIDGVTYQIDVSQPRRFGDDGKVLNADANRIQNLQFDGKPIDPAQKFLVVSNNYRAGGGGNFPEIASDKVVYQAPDTNRDVIVRYVHDQGTINPTADGNWTFKPLPGTTVLFQSSPKAKDFLAQVKSVKIEDAGEGTDGFRNFRLVL, from the coding sequence ATGTCTTCCATTCTGGAATTGCCCAGCATGTCGCGCCGTTCCTTGCTGCAGGGCCTCAGCGCCACTGCCGCGCTCATCGTGCTGCATCCGTTCGCAGCCCGCGCGGCCAGCAATCAGGCGCATCTACGCCTTATGGAAACGACGGACATTCACGTCAACGTCTTCCCTTACGACTATTATGCCGATAAGCCGAACGACGCGATGGGCCTGTCGCGCACGGCAACGATCATCGACAATATCCGTGCCGAAGCCACCAATTCGCTGCTGATCGACAACGGCGATGTGCTGCAGGGCAATCCAATGGGCGACTACATGGCCTATCAGCACGGCATGAAGGACGGCGACGTCCATCCGGTGATCAAGGCGATGAACACGCTCGGCTATGAGGTCGGCACGCTCGGAAACCACGAGTTCAACTACGGCCTCGACTTCATGTTCAAGGCACTGGGCGGCGCGAACTTCCCCTTCGTCTGCGCCAATCTGACCAAGGGCCAGCTCGCCCCCGACCCGAAGAAGGACGACCTGTTCTTCAAGCCCTATCTGATCCTCGAAAAGAAGATCAAGGACGGTGCAGGCAATGAGAACACGATCAAGATCGGCTTCATCGGCTTCGTGCCGCCGCAAATCATGCTCTGGGACATCAAGAATCTCGAAGGCAAGGCCCAGACGCGCGATATCGTCGAGGCTGCCAAGGCCTGGGTTCCGGTGATGAAGGAAGAAGGCGCCGACATCGTCATCGCCCTCTCCCACTCTGGCATCGACGGCAGCGGCCCGGCCGACAAGATGGAAAACGCCTCTCTCTATGTCGCAGCTGTCGACGGTATCGACGCGATCTTCACCGGCCACCAGCATCTCGTTTTCCCCGGCCCGAAGACTTGGGATGGCATCAAGAATGCCGATCCGGTCAAGGGCACGCTGCAGGGCAAGCCGGCTGTCATGGCGGGTTTCTGGGGCTCGCATCTCGGCCTGATCGACCTGTTGCTCGAAAAAGACGGCAATAGCTGGAAAATCGTCGACTTCACCTCCGAGGCACGGCCGATCTATCACCGCGACGACAAGAAGAAGGTCATTGCCGATGTCGCCGACAAGAAGGAAGTGGTCGAAGCGGCCAAGGCCGAGCACGACGCAACGCTCACCTACGTCCGCACGCCGGTCGGCAAGACGTCGGCGCCGCTCTATTCCTATTTCGCTCTCGTCGCCGACGACCCGTCGGTACAGGTCGTGAGCCAGGCGCAGATCTGGTACATCAAGGACATGCTGAAGGAGACGCAGTATAAGGATCTGCCGGTCCTTTCGGCGGCAGCGCCCTTCAAATGCGGCGGGCGCAACGGCGTCGACTATTATACCGACGTTCCTGCCGGCAATATCGCCATCAAGAATGTCGCCGACCTCTATCTCTATCCGAACACGGTGCAGGCGGTCGTCATCAACGGCGCACAAGTGAAGAACTGGCTGGAAATGTCGGCGGCGATGTTCAATCAGGTCCAGCCAGGCGCCAAGGATGCGGATCTGATCAACAACAGCTTCCCGTCCTATAACTTCGACGTCATCGACGGTGTCACCTATCAGATCGACGTCTCGCAGCCGCGCCGGTTCGGCGACGACGGCAAGGTTCTGAATGCCGATGCCAACCGCATCCAGAACCTGCAGTTCGATGGCAAGCCGATCGATCCGGCTCAGAAGTTCCTCGTCGTCAGCAACAATTACCGCGCCGGCGGCGGCGGCAATTTCCCCGAAATCGCTTCGGATAAGGTCGTCTACCAGGCTCCGGACACCAACCGCGACGTTATCGTCCGCTATGTCCACGATCAGGGCACGATCAATCCGACCGCCGACGGCAACTGGACTTTCAAGCCGCTGCCGGGCACGACAGTCCTGTTCCAAAGCTCGCCAAAGGCCAAGGATTTCCTCGCCCAGGTGAAGAGCGTGAAGATCGAGGATGCAGGTGAAGGTACCGACGGTTTCCGTAACTTCCGGCTGGTTCTTTAG
- a CDS encoding DUF1203 domain-containing protein, with the protein MSAIAFVAMPTSDAEALWNGGMDAYGHRPETMISDGPGHPCRHCLRNIDAGEELYVFAYRPFPELQPYAETGPVFLHKVPCERYASEEVLPPVLTTSPDFIVRGYGENNRIVYGTGAVTPIGDIGTYAGELLSREGIAYVHVRSARNNCYQCRIDRA; encoded by the coding sequence ATGTCAGCGATTGCATTTGTCGCCATGCCCACGTCGGATGCCGAGGCCCTCTGGAATGGAGGTATGGATGCCTATGGTCACCGACCAGAGACCATGATCTCGGATGGTCCCGGTCATCCCTGCCGCCATTGCCTGCGGAATATCGATGCGGGCGAGGAGCTCTATGTCTTCGCCTACCGACCATTTCCTGAGTTGCAGCCCTATGCCGAGACCGGGCCAGTTTTCTTGCATAAGGTGCCGTGCGAACGCTACGCGTCAGAGGAAGTCCTGCCGCCTGTACTGACCACGAGTCCGGATTTCATCGTGCGTGGCTACGGCGAAAACAACCGTATCGTCTATGGGACCGGTGCCGTGACACCGATCGGTGACATTGGGACTTATGCTGGCGAGCTCCTGAGCCGCGAGGGTATCGCCTATGTGCATGTCCGCTCGGCACGCAATAATTGCTATCAATGCCGGATCGACCGCGCATAA
- a CDS encoding PilZ domain-containing protein, whose amino-acid sequence MATLTYLGRPTPGQVSDISTTGLAFDLGGPFSGMRGSKVRIESRELGALEGTVRWLRGGRIGIEFDGSSNAAAQVTAYFRFYHKDISPVLKR is encoded by the coding sequence ATGGCGACATTGACCTATCTCGGCAGGCCCACTCCGGGACAGGTGTCAGATATTTCGACAACGGGCCTGGCCTTCGATCTCGGTGGACCGTTCAGCGGCATGCGCGGCAGCAAGGTCCGGATCGAGAGCCGGGAACTCGGCGCCTTGGAGGGCACTGTGCGATGGCTCAGAGGCGGGCGGATCGGCATTGAATTCGACGGGTCGTCCAACGCGGCAGCGCAGGTAACGGCCTATTTCCGCTTTTATCACAAGGACATCAGCCCGGTGCTGAAACGCTAA
- a CDS encoding Lrp/AsnC family transcriptional regulator produces MPDIDTMDRSILRVLQQNARITNAELAEKVGLSPSACSRRLDILEKAGVIGGYHARLSHKALDYKMIAIVHISLSGQFAKTLSEFEAAVKRCPNVLVCYLMSGEYDYILRVAARDLEDYERIHRDWLSALPHVVKINSSFALREIIDRPNVGL; encoded by the coding sequence ATGCCAGATATAGACACCATGGATCGTTCGATTTTGCGAGTGCTGCAGCAGAACGCCAGGATCACCAATGCCGAGCTTGCCGAAAAGGTGGGCCTGTCACCATCCGCGTGCTCGCGCCGGCTCGACATTCTGGAGAAGGCCGGGGTGATCGGCGGCTATCACGCACGGCTGTCGCATAAGGCGCTTGACTACAAGATGATTGCCATCGTGCATATCTCGCTTTCCGGCCAATTTGCCAAAACGCTGTCGGAATTCGAGGCTGCGGTGAAACGCTGCCCGAATGTGCTCGTCTGTTACCTCATGTCCGGCGAATACGATTATATCCTGCGCGTTGCCGCGCGCGACCTCGAGGACTACGAGCGCATTCACCGCGACTGGCTTTCGGCCCTGCCGCATGTGGTAAAGATCAATTCCAGCTTCGCGCTGCGCGAAATCATCGATCGGCCGAATGTCGGTCTTTGA
- a CDS encoding GNAT family N-acetyltransferase gives MTAPPKASLPVPVNIQTAIMRSPSIPLPFYRYLYRQVGARWHWVDRLRMHDEELTAVLHDQRNDISVLYVNGAPAGFFEYFREDEETIELSHFGLIEHALGLGIGKWFLLQALYAMWTLSPQRITTTTNNLDHPRALQLYQMFGFSPVSTGEGIVRPLSDKELLDLAKKS, from the coding sequence ATGACCGCGCCGCCCAAGGCGAGCCTGCCCGTGCCCGTCAATATCCAGACGGCAATCATGCGCTCGCCCAGCATTCCGCTGCCCTTTTACCGCTACCTCTATCGCCAGGTCGGCGCCCGCTGGCATTGGGTCGACCGGCTTCGGATGCATGACGAGGAGCTGACGGCAGTTCTGCACGACCAGCGCAACGATATCAGCGTGCTCTATGTCAATGGCGCACCTGCCGGTTTTTTCGAGTATTTCCGTGAGGATGAGGAGACGATCGAGCTCAGCCATTTCGGCCTGATCGAGCACGCTCTCGGCCTCGGCATCGGCAAGTGGTTCCTGCTGCAGGCGCTCTACGCCATGTGGACGCTCAGCCCGCAGCGCATCACGACAACCACCAACAATCTCGACCATCCGCGAGCACTTCAACTCTACCAGATGTTCGGCTTCTCTCCGGTCTCGACCGGCGAAGGTATCGTCCGGCCGCTGAGCGACAAGGAATTGCTGGACCTGGCAAAGAAAAGCTAA
- a CDS encoding PilZ domain-containing protein, giving the protein MQTISTPHAQGNLKIKTRRSPRKRVRLMGRVRYFAKAVVGRVVDISTGGIALDLQSPIYAAAGSKVRVECDEIGILDGVVRWIHNGRIGIEFDPSSNASAQVASYFRFFHKEIQPVLKR; this is encoded by the coding sequence ATGCAGACGATTTCAACACCGCATGCTCAGGGCAATTTGAAAATCAAGACGAGGCGTTCGCCGCGCAAGCGCGTCCGGTTGATGGGGCGGGTTCGATATTTTGCAAAGGCGGTTGTCGGCCGTGTGGTCGATATTTCTACCGGCGGTATCGCGCTCGACCTGCAATCGCCTATCTATGCCGCCGCCGGCAGCAAGGTTCGTGTCGAGTGCGACGAAATCGGCATCTTGGATGGCGTCGTGCGCTGGATCCACAACGGCCGGATCGGCATTGAGTTCGATCCCTCCTCCAATGCGTCGGCTCAGGTTGCCTCCTATTTTCGCTTTTTCCACAAGGAGATACAGCCGGTTCTCAAACGCTGA
- a CDS encoding endonuclease/exonuclease/phosphatase family protein codes for MTLRIVSLNAWGGQLHESLMRYLVDVESDILCLQEVTRTHDARSEWLVYRDHGVELPQRANLFAEIGAALPTHDAFFSPTARGDLFDGDRRIASEFGLATFVRKSHPVIGQVSGFVHREFSADGWGPHPRARNAHCIRLYNYESGFAVTIAQMHGLRDIEGKGDTPARRHQADALVELIRQVRHGDERLVVCGDFNVLPGSVTFDALSGLGLSDLITSRGHSDTRTSYYRKEPRFADYMLVTSAVEVMAFDAVAEPEVSDHRALLLDLR; via the coding sequence ATGACTTTGCGCATTGTTTCATTGAATGCTTGGGGCGGCCAGCTGCATGAATCGCTGATGCGGTATCTGGTCGATGTCGAATCGGATATTCTGTGCCTGCAGGAGGTCACGCGCACCCACGATGCGCGATCCGAATGGCTGGTCTACCGCGACCACGGCGTCGAACTTCCACAGCGGGCCAATCTTTTCGCGGAGATTGGTGCTGCCCTGCCCACACACGACGCCTTCTTCAGCCCGACAGCGCGGGGTGATCTCTTCGATGGCGATCGGCGGATTGCTTCCGAATTCGGTCTGGCGACCTTTGTGCGAAAGTCTCATCCGGTCATCGGCCAGGTATCGGGATTCGTACATAGGGAATTCTCGGCCGATGGTTGGGGGCCGCATCCGCGTGCGCGGAATGCTCATTGCATCCGTCTCTACAACTATGAAAGCGGTTTCGCCGTCACCATCGCGCAGATGCATGGCCTGCGCGATATCGAAGGCAAGGGGGACACACCGGCACGTCGTCATCAAGCGGACGCACTAGTGGAACTCATCCGGCAAGTTCGCCACGGCGATGAGAGGCTGGTCGTGTGCGGCGACTTCAATGTCCTGCCGGGCAGTGTAACCTTCGACGCCCTGAGCGGATTGGGGCTTTCCGATCTCATCACCTCGCGCGGTCACAGCGATACGCGAACCTCCTATTATCGCAAGGAGCCGCGTTTCGCCGACTATATGCTGGTGACATCGGCGGTGGAGGTGATGGCATTCGATGCCGTCGCCGAGCCGGAAGTCTCCGATCACCGCGCCTTGCTGCTTGATCTGCGGTAG
- the ald gene encoding alanine dehydrogenase yields MRVGCPKEIKNHEYRVGLTPASVREYVAHGHEVWVETKAGAGIGADDHAYIAAGAKIAASAKDIFEKCDMIVKVKEPQPSEWAQLRDGQLLYTYLHLAPDPEQTKGLLASGVTAIAYETVTDERGGLPLLAPMSEVAGRLSIQAGATALQKANGGLGILLGGVPGVLPAKVAIIGGGVVGLHAAKMAAGLGADVSILDRSLPRLRQLDDIFNGRVHTRYSSIQALEEEVFAADLVIGAVLIPGAAAPKLVTREMLSGMKKGSVIVDVAIDQGGCFETSHATTHSEPTYVVEGVVHYCVANMPGAVPVTSAHALNNATISYGLALADRGLRAIAEDKHLRNGLNVHKGRITNKPVAEALGYEVFAPESVLNVA; encoded by the coding sequence ATGCGCGTTGGTTGTCCGAAAGAAATCAAAAATCATGAATATCGCGTCGGTCTGACGCCCGCCTCCGTCCGCGAATATGTCGCCCATGGTCATGAGGTCTGGGTCGAGACTAAGGCCGGTGCGGGGATCGGCGCTGACGATCACGCCTATATTGCCGCCGGCGCCAAGATTGCTGCCAGCGCCAAGGACATTTTCGAAAAGTGCGACATGATCGTGAAGGTCAAGGAGCCGCAGCCTTCCGAATGGGCGCAGCTGCGCGATGGCCAGCTTCTCTATACCTATCTGCATCTCGCGCCCGATCCGGAACAGACCAAGGGGCTGCTCGCCTCCGGCGTCACTGCCATTGCCTATGAAACCGTCACCGACGAGCGCGGCGGCCTGCCGCTGCTGGCGCCGATGTCGGAGGTCGCCGGCCGTCTATCGATCCAGGCGGGCGCAACCGCGCTGCAGAAGGCCAATGGCGGCCTCGGTATCCTGCTTGGCGGCGTGCCGGGTGTTCTGCCGGCCAAGGTCGCGATCATCGGCGGCGGCGTTGTCGGCCTGCATGCCGCCAAGATGGCGGCTGGTCTCGGCGCCGATGTCAGCATTCTCGATCGTTCGCTGCCGCGCCTGCGCCAGTTGGATGACATCTTCAACGGCCGTGTCCATACGCGCTATTCCAGCATCCAGGCATTGGAAGAAGAAGTTTTCGCCGCCGATCTCGTCATCGGTGCCGTATTGATCCCCGGCGCTGCCGCGCCGAAGCTGGTCACCCGTGAAATGCTGTCCGGCATGAAGAAGGGCTCCGTCATCGTCGACGTCGCCATCGACCAGGGCGGCTGCTTCGAAACCTCCCACGCAACGACCCATTCCGAGCCGACCTATGTGGTCGAAGGCGTTGTGCATTATTGCGTCGCTAACATGCCCGGGGCGGTTCCGGTCACCTCGGCGCACGCGTTGAACAACGCCACCATCTCCTATGGCCTCGCGCTCGCAGATCGCGGTCTGCGCGCCATCGCCGAGGACAAGCACCTGCGCAACGGCCTTAACGTCCACAAGGGCCGTATCACAAACAAACCGGTGGCCGAAGCGCTCGGCTACGAAGTCTTCGCTCCGGAAAGCGTCTTGAACGTAGCGTAA